The following proteins are encoded in a genomic region of Arthrobacter jiangjiafuii:
- a CDS encoding AMP-binding protein yields MTPKSATTVFCEARDELLALAGNYEKAVETFTWPRLEGRFNWAVDYFDAMARGNDACALWIVEEDGSEQKYSFDFMSCRSDQVAAWLSGQGVRAGDPVMLMLGNQLELWECMLAAMKLGAVIMPTASAAGTADLADRIERGGARWVIANAADAGKFDDVAGGYGRILVGDAGSGPGSGWLDYARSSEVEAVPLQTVTDAGDPLLFYFTSGTTSRPKLVEHTQVSYPVGHLSTMYFLGLQPGDVHLNISAPGWAKHAWSSFFAPWNAGATVFIYNYARFRPEALLEQLHRAEVTSLCAPPTVWRMMIQSTLGERPARLRELIGAGEPLNPEVISRVQSAWGLSIRDGFGQTETTALVGNTPGADLHPGSMGRPLPGVPVVIVDPATGEPADEGEICLDLARRPLNLMTGYRGDPERTSAVMEGGYFHTGDIAVRDADGYITYLGRTDDVFKASDYKISPFELESVLIEHPAVAEAAVVPAPDELRLAVPKAYVALAEGWEPNRETALSILTYAREHLAPYLRVRRLEFHDLPKTMSGKIRRVQLRAMENDGDGDGDGGGAGSRAGRAGTEFRDDEFPELRQ; encoded by the coding sequence ATGACCCCGAAGAGCGCCACCACCGTGTTTTGCGAGGCCCGCGACGAGCTCCTGGCCCTGGCCGGCAACTATGAAAAGGCAGTCGAAACGTTCACCTGGCCGCGGCTCGAGGGCCGGTTCAACTGGGCCGTGGACTATTTCGACGCCATGGCCCGCGGCAACGACGCCTGCGCCCTGTGGATCGTGGAGGAGGACGGATCGGAGCAGAAATACAGCTTTGATTTCATGTCCTGCCGGTCCGACCAAGTAGCTGCCTGGCTCTCGGGACAGGGTGTACGTGCCGGTGACCCGGTGATGCTGATGCTCGGCAACCAGCTGGAACTCTGGGAGTGCATGCTGGCGGCGATGAAGCTGGGCGCCGTCATCATGCCCACTGCCTCCGCGGCGGGAACCGCCGACCTTGCCGACCGGATCGAGCGGGGAGGCGCCCGCTGGGTGATCGCGAATGCGGCCGATGCGGGAAAGTTCGACGACGTTGCCGGGGGGTACGGCCGGATCCTCGTCGGGGATGCCGGTTCCGGTCCCGGCAGCGGCTGGCTGGATTACGCCCGCTCTTCCGAGGTCGAAGCTGTCCCGCTGCAAACCGTCACCGATGCCGGCGATCCGTTGCTGTTCTACTTCACCTCGGGCACCACCAGCCGGCCCAAGCTGGTGGAGCACACCCAGGTGTCGTATCCGGTGGGCCACCTCTCTACCATGTACTTTCTGGGCCTGCAGCCAGGTGACGTGCATCTGAACATCAGCGCTCCCGGTTGGGCCAAGCACGCCTGGAGCAGTTTCTTCGCGCCGTGGAATGCCGGGGCCACGGTCTTCATCTACAACTACGCCCGCTTTCGGCCCGAGGCCCTGCTGGAGCAGCTGCACCGTGCGGAGGTCACCAGCCTGTGTGCGCCGCCCACCGTGTGGCGGATGATGATCCAGTCGACGCTGGGGGAGCGCCCGGCCCGGCTGCGGGAGCTGATCGGCGCCGGGGAGCCGCTGAACCCCGAAGTGATTTCCCGGGTGCAGTCGGCGTGGGGGCTGAGCATCCGCGACGGCTTCGGCCAGACCGAAACCACGGCCCTGGTCGGGAACACCCCGGGCGCTGACCTGCATCCCGGATCCATGGGCCGCCCGCTGCCGGGCGTGCCGGTGGTCATTGTGGATCCGGCGACCGGGGAGCCGGCCGACGAGGGGGAGATCTGCCTGGATCTGGCCCGCAGGCCCCTGAACCTGATGACCGGATACCGCGGTGATCCGGAACGGACCAGCGCTGTGATGGAGGGCGGATATTTCCATACCGGAGACATCGCTGTCCGTGATGCCGACGGGTACATCACCTATCTTGGCCGGACCGACGACGTCTTCAAGGCCTCCGACTACAAGATCAGCCCCTTTGAACTCGAGAGCGTCCTGATCGAGCATCCTGCGGTGGCCGAGGCCGCCGTCGTCCCCGCCCCCGACGAGCTCCGCCTTGCCGTGCCCAAGGCGTATGTGGCGCTCGCAGAAGGTTGGGAACCGAACCGGGAGACGGCGTTGTCGATCCTCACCTATGCCCGGGAGCATCTGGCCCCGTATCTGCGGGTACGGCGGCTGGAATTCCACGACCTGCCGAAGACGATGTCCGGAAAGATCCGCCGCGTGCAGCTGCGGGCCATGGAGAACGACGGCGACGGCGACGGCGACGGCGGGGGAGCGGGCAGCCGGGCGGGCCGGGCTGGCACGGAGTTTCGGGACGATGAGTTTCCGGAGCTGCGCCAGTGA
- a CDS encoding HNH endonuclease produces MDHDRTFPGNSASNNAGYDDGGGADGGCGGAGATAAERSRAVFDAGLESFTGSLVLQGVEILDQDQAGVVLTRLDQLGRWVQAQQAKVLHRIEDIFRDEMFFASGKPEPGLAFSLAAEEAATILGIPTGTAAMRMNEAGSLCGTHAATLAKLESGALSYGHVQTVLDQSQSIPAGELPGFEAELLGVAVAGQTGSQFRVKARRLRENKYPETMQKRQRTAFEKRRVVLDPDCDGMSWLSALLPSEKAQAVFIQLTKAARGERSAGDPRMVDQLRADILEDLLLDRDDRDTSGGSSCGGKGAGGRKTGGKTRGRTNRSKARTEILVLINAETLFGADEQPAELHGYGPISPETARRMAREAAKWTPVERDPVTEEILRVGRRRKIPAGLQRWLRARDGTCRFPGCRSNAVISEIDHTRPWAQGGKTDHDNLEHLCRRHHMFKTEGFWKACQPEAGIIEWTSPGGRTYRTEPHLQMVTSPAVPLAADAPLPVVPLPVKVPPPAEVDDLPDSDADPPPF; encoded by the coding sequence ATGGATCATGACAGGACGTTTCCCGGCAACAGCGCCAGCAATAACGCCGGCTACGACGACGGCGGTGGGGCCGACGGCGGTTGTGGCGGGGCGGGCGCGACCGCGGCGGAGCGCAGCCGGGCGGTTTTCGACGCCGGCCTGGAATCCTTCACCGGGTCGCTGGTCCTGCAGGGCGTCGAAATTCTGGATCAGGACCAGGCCGGGGTGGTGTTGACCCGGCTGGATCAGCTGGGCAGATGGGTGCAGGCACAGCAGGCCAAAGTCCTGCACCGAATCGAGGACATCTTCCGGGACGAAATGTTCTTCGCATCAGGGAAACCCGAGCCCGGCCTGGCATTCAGTCTCGCCGCCGAAGAGGCAGCCACCATCCTGGGGATCCCCACCGGCACGGCGGCCATGCGGATGAACGAAGCCGGCTCTCTCTGCGGGACCCACGCCGCCACACTGGCGAAGCTCGAGTCCGGGGCGCTGAGCTACGGACATGTGCAGACGGTGCTGGATCAGTCCCAGAGCATTCCCGCCGGCGAGCTGCCGGGTTTTGAGGCGGAGCTGTTGGGCGTGGCAGTTGCGGGGCAGACGGGTTCCCAGTTTCGGGTCAAGGCCCGGCGGCTGCGGGAGAACAAGTATCCGGAGACGATGCAGAAGCGGCAGCGCACGGCCTTTGAGAAGCGCCGTGTGGTGCTGGATCCGGACTGTGACGGGATGTCCTGGCTTTCGGCCCTGCTCCCGTCGGAGAAGGCCCAGGCGGTGTTTATCCAGCTGACCAAGGCCGCCCGGGGCGAGCGGTCCGCCGGAGACCCGCGCATGGTGGATCAGTTACGGGCGGACATCCTCGAGGACCTGCTGCTGGACCGGGATGACCGCGATACCTCGGGCGGCTCCTCCTGTGGTGGGAAGGGGGCTGGCGGCAGGAAGACTGGCGGCAAGACCCGCGGGAGGACGAACCGGAGCAAGGCACGGACCGAGATCCTGGTCCTTATCAACGCCGAAACTCTCTTCGGAGCGGACGAACAGCCCGCGGAGCTACACGGTTACGGACCCATCAGCCCGGAAACCGCCCGCCGGATGGCCCGCGAGGCAGCGAAATGGACACCGGTGGAACGGGACCCGGTGACCGAGGAAATCCTGCGGGTCGGACGACGGCGGAAAATCCCCGCCGGGCTACAGCGCTGGCTGCGCGCACGGGACGGAACCTGCCGGTTCCCGGGTTGCCGGTCGAACGCGGTGATCTCCGAGATCGACCACACCCGGCCCTGGGCGCAGGGCGGGAAAACCGACCATGACAATCTCGAGCACCTCTGCCGGCGGCACCACATGTTCAAAACCGAAGGGTTCTGGAAGGCCTGCCAACCGGAAGCGGGGATTATCGAGTGGACCTCACCGGGTGGGCGGACCTACCGAACAGAACCCCACCTGCAGATGGTGACCTCGCCGGCCGTGCCGCTGGCAGCCGATGCGCCGCTCCCGGTCGTCCCGCTGCCAGTCAAAGTGCCGCCGCCAGCCGAGGTGGACGACTTGCCTGATTCCGACGCAGATCCGCCGCCCTTCTAA
- a CDS encoding N(5)-(carboxyethyl)ornithine synthase: MSSTATDRALKTLGVIATSRKTDERRLPLHPRHVERIDADLRSRMILEQGFGESFGLSDAELAPLVGRMAPRSEVIAAADIVLLPKPQPADLQELSDGQVLWGWPHCVQDRAITQLAVDKSLTLIAFEAMNHWTADGGFGLHVFHKNNELAGYSSVLHALELTGATGDYGRRLSAVVIGFGATARGAVTALNALGIHDVQVLTNRDTAAVGSPIHSARILRFERDADQPHLSHVLTDDGAEPLAPFLASFDLVVNCTLQDPNAPLTYLQDADLASFSPGSLIIDVSCDEGMGFAWAKPTTFAAPMFEVGDGIRYYAVDHSPSHLWDSATWEISEAVLPFLRTVMSGPAAWDQDTSVARAIEIRDGRILNPAILAFQDRSAEYPYVTAAG; the protein is encoded by the coding sequence ATGAGCAGCACAGCCACGGACCGCGCTTTGAAAACGCTGGGCGTGATCGCCACCTCGCGCAAGACCGACGAGCGGCGGCTGCCCCTTCACCCCCGCCACGTCGAACGGATCGACGCGGACCTGCGGTCCCGGATGATCCTGGAGCAGGGGTTCGGGGAAAGCTTCGGCCTCTCCGATGCCGAGCTTGCACCGCTGGTGGGCCGGATGGCTCCCCGCAGCGAGGTCATTGCGGCAGCAGATATTGTCCTGCTGCCCAAGCCGCAGCCCGCCGACCTGCAGGAACTCTCCGACGGCCAAGTGCTTTGGGGCTGGCCGCACTGCGTCCAGGACAGGGCCATCACGCAGTTGGCGGTGGACAAATCCCTGACACTTATCGCCTTTGAAGCCATGAACCACTGGACCGCAGACGGCGGCTTCGGACTGCACGTCTTCCACAAAAACAACGAACTGGCCGGCTACAGCTCCGTACTGCATGCCCTGGAGCTGACCGGGGCCACCGGCGACTACGGGCGTCGGCTCAGTGCCGTCGTCATCGGTTTCGGCGCCACCGCCCGCGGCGCCGTCACAGCCCTGAATGCTCTGGGGATCCATGACGTCCAGGTGCTGACCAACCGCGACACCGCGGCCGTGGGCTCTCCTATCCATTCCGCCCGGATCCTGCGCTTTGAGCGCGACGCCGATCAGCCGCACCTTAGCCACGTACTCACCGACGACGGCGCCGAGCCGCTGGCGCCCTTCCTGGCCAGCTTTGACCTCGTGGTCAACTGCACGCTGCAGGACCCCAACGCACCACTGACCTACCTGCAGGACGCCGACCTGGCCTCTTTCTCACCGGGCAGCCTCATCATTGATGTCTCCTGCGACGAAGGCATGGGCTTTGCCTGGGCCAAGCCCACCACGTTCGCGGCCCCCATGTTCGAGGTGGGGGACGGCATCCGGTACTACGCCGTGGACCACAGCCCCTCGCATCTGTGGGACTCGGCCACCTGGGAGATCAGCGAAGCCGTGCTGCCTTTCCTGCGCACGGTCATGTCCGGTCCTGCCGCCTGGGACCAGGACACCAGTGTTGCCCGGGCCATTGAGATCCGGGACGGGCGGATCCTGAACCCCGCCATCCTGGCCTTCCAGGACCGTTCCGCAGAGTACCCGTACGTGACGGCAGCCGGCTGA
- the abc-f gene encoding ribosomal protection-like ABC-F family protein: MTATLVARDLSGGYAHRTLFSHLNLTVAPGDVVGVVGSNGAGKSTLLRLLAGADEPQAGTVSTSPADAFVGWLPQEHERIEGETIAGYIARRTGAAAATEAMEATAEALGSGAKGADDAYAVALDHWLACGAADLEDRIPAVLAELGLEVGADALMTSLSGGQVARVALAALLLSRFDIVLLDEPTNDLDLAGLARLEEFVQGLRGGVVLVSHDREFLARCVTTVVELDLAQNKVAVYDGGYDSFLEERDVSRRHAREAYEEFADKKADLVSRARTTREWSSQGVRNAMKKAPDNDKIRRRASMESSEKQAQKVRQMESRIARLDEVEEPRKEWQLQFTIGSAPRSSSVVATLNNAVATRGSFTLGPVSVQVNAGERIGITGPNGAGKSTLLALLLGRLEPSGGTASVGSSVAVGEIDQARGQLDPSLPLGDAFEAAVPALNSAEVRTLLAKFGLKADQVNSSVQALSPGERTRASLALLQARGVNLLVLDEPTNHLDLPAIEQLEEALESYEGALLLVSHDRRLLENVQLDARWDVSGGTVTIR, encoded by the coding sequence ATGACTGCAACACTCGTAGCCCGGGATCTCTCCGGCGGTTACGCCCACCGCACCCTTTTCTCCCACCTGAACCTGACCGTCGCGCCGGGCGACGTCGTCGGCGTCGTGGGCTCCAACGGTGCCGGAAAATCGACCCTGCTGCGCCTGCTCGCCGGAGCCGACGAACCCCAGGCCGGCACTGTCTCCACCTCCCCGGCCGATGCCTTTGTCGGCTGGCTGCCCCAGGAACACGAACGCATCGAAGGCGAAACGATCGCCGGGTACATTGCCCGGCGGACCGGTGCCGCCGCCGCCACCGAGGCGATGGAAGCGACGGCGGAGGCGCTGGGGTCCGGGGCAAAGGGGGCCGACGACGCCTACGCCGTTGCCCTGGATCACTGGCTGGCGTGCGGCGCGGCCGATCTGGAAGACCGGATTCCCGCCGTCCTGGCCGAACTGGGCCTGGAGGTGGGGGCGGACGCCCTGATGACCTCGCTCTCGGGCGGACAGGTGGCACGGGTCGCACTGGCCGCCCTGCTGCTGAGCCGCTTCGACATTGTCCTGCTGGACGAGCCCACCAATGACCTGGACCTGGCCGGGCTGGCCCGGCTGGAGGAGTTCGTGCAGGGACTGCGCGGCGGCGTCGTCCTGGTGTCGCATGACCGCGAATTCCTTGCCCGCTGCGTGACCACGGTGGTGGAACTGGACCTGGCGCAAAACAAGGTGGCTGTGTACGACGGCGGCTACGATTCCTTCCTGGAGGAACGCGATGTGTCCCGCCGGCACGCCCGCGAGGCGTATGAGGAATTCGCCGACAAGAAGGCGGACCTGGTCTCCCGGGCCCGGACCACCCGGGAATGGAGCTCGCAGGGCGTCCGCAACGCGATGAAAAAGGCGCCGGACAATGACAAGATCCGCCGCCGCGCCTCGATGGAATCCTCCGAAAAGCAGGCCCAGAAAGTCCGGCAGATGGAGTCGCGGATCGCCCGGCTGGACGAGGTGGAGGAACCGCGCAAGGAGTGGCAGCTGCAGTTCACCATCGGGTCGGCTCCGCGCTCCAGCTCCGTGGTTGCCACCCTGAACAACGCCGTGGCAACGCGCGGCTCCTTCACCCTGGGCCCGGTCTCCGTGCAGGTCAACGCGGGTGAGCGGATCGGCATCACCGGCCCCAACGGCGCCGGCAAGTCCACCCTGCTGGCACTGCTGCTGGGCCGGCTGGAACCCTCCGGCGGAACGGCTTCCGTCGGTTCCTCCGTGGCGGTGGGGGAGATCGACCAGGCCCGCGGCCAGCTGGATCCGTCCCTGCCCCTGGGGGACGCCTTCGAGGCGGCCGTTCCGGCGCTGAACAGTGCCGAAGTCCGCACCCTGCTGGCCAAGTTCGGGCTGAAGGCTGACCAGGTGAACAGCTCCGTCCAGGCGTTGTCCCCAGGCGAACGCACCCGCGCCTCGCTGGCACTGCTGCAGGCACGCGGAGTCAATCTGCTGGTCCTGGATGAGCCCACCAACCACCTGGACCTGCCCGCCATCGAGCAGCTGGAAGAGGCGTTGGAAAGCTATGAGGGAGCCCTGCTGCTCGTCTCCCACGATCGGCGGCTGCTGGAAAACGTGCAGTTGGACGCCCGGTGGGACGTTTCAGGGGGCACCGTCACAATCCGGTGA
- a CDS encoding putative quinol monooxygenase yields the protein MSLVIVATMFPKPEFRDEVISTLETVIDRVHSEDAGCELYSLNEGRDRLVMIEKWATPEDLQAHSVSPAFKALTAALEGKMAADMDVQVLQPHPAGSAGQGLL from the coding sequence ATGAGCCTGGTCATCGTCGCCACCATGTTTCCCAAACCCGAGTTCCGGGACGAGGTCATTTCCACCCTCGAGACCGTGATCGACCGGGTGCACTCCGAAGATGCCGGCTGTGAGCTTTACAGCCTTAACGAGGGCCGGGACCGGCTGGTCATGATCGAGAAGTGGGCCACGCCGGAGGACCTTCAGGCCCATTCCGTCAGCCCCGCCTTCAAGGCCCTGACCGCTGCCCTGGAGGGAAAGATGGCTGCTGACATGGACGTCCAGGTGCTGCAGCCGCATCCCGCCGGAAGCGCCGGGCAGGGTCTGCTCTAG
- a CDS encoding SDR family oxidoreductase: MSRITIIGGHGKVALHLARDLTANGHQVTSLFRNPQHTADVEATGATAVVADVENLSTEEIAQKLEGADAVVWSAGAGGGAPERTYAVDRDAAIRSIDAAVAAGARRYVMVSYFGAGPEHGVPEDNGFYAYAEAKAAADEYLRHSGLDWTILGPSALTMDPGTGKIEIGAGIEGTQVSREDVALVAAAVLERPGTIGQTIQFNNGSVAIDTALDSFKEQNA; encoded by the coding sequence ATGTCACGCATCACCATCATCGGCGGCCACGGCAAGGTTGCCCTGCACCTGGCCCGCGACCTCACCGCCAATGGGCACCAGGTCACGTCCCTGTTCCGCAACCCGCAGCACACGGCCGATGTCGAGGCCACGGGCGCCACCGCCGTCGTCGCCGATGTGGAGAACCTTTCAACCGAAGAAATCGCGCAGAAGCTTGAGGGCGCCGACGCCGTCGTCTGGTCGGCCGGTGCGGGCGGAGGTGCGCCGGAGCGCACCTATGCCGTTGACCGCGATGCCGCGATCCGTTCCATTGATGCAGCCGTGGCAGCGGGTGCGCGGCGCTATGTGATGGTGTCCTACTTCGGCGCCGGACCTGAGCACGGTGTTCCCGAGGACAACGGCTTCTATGCCTACGCCGAAGCCAAGGCCGCCGCGGATGAGTACCTGCGCCACAGCGGGCTGGACTGGACCATCCTGGGCCCCAGTGCACTGACCATGGATCCAGGCACCGGCAAGATTGAAATCGGAGCCGGGATCGAAGGTACCCAGGTATCCCGCGAGGATGTTGCCCTCGTGGCTGCCGCCGTTCTCGAGCGGCCCGGTACGATCGGGCAGACCATCCAGTTCAACAACGGCAGCGTCGCCATTGACACCGCCCTGGACAGCTTTAAGGAGCAAAACGCATGA
- a CDS encoding enoyl-CoA hydratase/isomerase family protein, which translates to MGKGTLRVERDGPVATVFLSNPGRRNTLTAGMWREFAVVLAPLAQDDGVKVVIIRGEGEDFSAGADISDLRTILHNPENGLHDGGHVTAGEEAIAAFPKPVIAAVDGYCLGGAWQVAGACDFRLASDRAVFGITPAKIGIVYPLSGIRRLVRLAGPGAAKYLLFSGDFVPAEQALRLGLVERVIPQADFWTDVTSFARRLAGRSQLSLQAMKELVDVIAAVGPDDGAGNEAGTGIPGIPGSPGPVEQASRRWQQEMSASPDPAIGVRAFLAKEEPVFIWTAPTVAAAPAASTPHRHGTNINQEEAR; encoded by the coding sequence ATGGGCAAGGGGACGCTGCGGGTGGAACGGGACGGACCGGTGGCGACGGTCTTCCTGTCCAATCCCGGCCGGCGCAACACGCTGACTGCGGGGATGTGGCGCGAGTTCGCCGTCGTCCTGGCTCCGTTGGCGCAGGACGACGGCGTCAAGGTCGTCATCATCCGCGGCGAGGGAGAGGACTTTTCCGCGGGGGCCGACATCTCCGACCTGCGCACCATCCTGCACAATCCGGAGAACGGCCTGCACGACGGCGGCCATGTCACCGCCGGGGAGGAAGCCATTGCGGCGTTCCCCAAACCGGTGATTGCCGCAGTGGACGGCTACTGCCTGGGCGGAGCATGGCAGGTGGCCGGGGCCTGCGACTTCCGGCTGGCCTCGGACCGGGCCGTCTTCGGCATTACCCCGGCGAAGATCGGCATCGTCTATCCGCTCTCGGGCATCCGGCGGCTGGTCCGGCTGGCTGGTCCCGGAGCGGCCAAGTACCTGCTGTTCAGCGGCGACTTTGTGCCCGCCGAGCAGGCCCTGCGCCTGGGGCTGGTGGAGCGGGTGATTCCGCAGGCCGACTTCTGGACCGACGTCACCTCCTTTGCCCGCCGCCTGGCCGGCCGGTCCCAGCTGTCGCTGCAGGCCATGAAGGAACTCGTAGACGTCATTGCCGCCGTGGGCCCGGATGACGGAGCGGGCAATGAAGCCGGCACCGGCATCCCCGGCATCCCCGGTAGCCCCGGGCCCGTGGAGCAGGCAAGCCGCCGCTGGCAGCAGGAAATGTCAGCGTCACCGGATCCGGCTATTGGTGTCCGGGCGTTCCTCGCCAAGGAGGAGCCGGTCTTTATCTGGACTGCTCCGACGGTTGCGGCTGCTCCGGCGGCCTCGACTCCACACCGCCACGGCACCAACATCAACCAGGAAGAGGCACGATGA
- a CDS encoding arginase family protein, translated as MTSFPPTGPGALRLMFPQWQGASGPQRHQALPGVDSHEGQLSYHLGPALLELMSPNHDGPTAYVPVSTDTSDEALATVDGIYARDAIVRQLGEALRVLRDAAPESVVTFGGECSVSVAPFSYLSSVYGDSLAVLWIDAHPDTGVPGDSYTGFRSMALATLAGEGDPGIVASLPALVPPRNILLVGLAHRDDAGMAVKERLGIQSVGITGTPEDNRRVMDWIAASGATALAVHVDLDVLDPRDFTDTQGRQTSGLRSAELVRLVSDAAAVAPIVGFSLAKHIPVEMMRLGGLLRDLPV; from the coding sequence ATGACGTCGTTTCCCCCAACCGGACCCGGTGCGCTGCGCCTCATGTTCCCGCAGTGGCAGGGCGCCTCCGGACCCCAGCGGCACCAGGCGCTGCCCGGCGTGGACAGCCATGAGGGGCAGCTCTCCTATCACCTGGGACCGGCGCTGCTGGAGCTGATGTCCCCCAACCATGACGGGCCTACGGCGTATGTGCCGGTCAGTACCGACACCAGCGACGAGGCGCTGGCGACGGTGGACGGTATCTACGCCCGTGACGCCATCGTCCGGCAACTTGGCGAGGCCCTGCGGGTGCTCCGCGACGCAGCACCTGAATCGGTGGTGACCTTTGGCGGGGAATGCTCCGTGAGCGTGGCACCATTCAGCTATTTGTCGTCGGTCTACGGCGACTCTCTGGCCGTCCTGTGGATTGACGCGCATCCTGACACCGGCGTACCCGGGGATTCCTACACGGGGTTCAGGTCCATGGCGCTGGCCACCCTCGCCGGTGAGGGCGATCCCGGCATTGTCGCCTCGCTGCCCGCGCTGGTGCCGCCCAGGAACATCCTGCTGGTGGGGCTGGCGCACCGCGACGATGCGGGCATGGCCGTCAAAGAGCGCCTGGGCATCCAGAGCGTGGGCATTACCGGAACTCCGGAGGACAACCGCCGGGTCATGGACTGGATAGCGGCCTCCGGCGCCACGGCGCTGGCCGTGCACGTTGACCTGGATGTGCTCGATCCGCGCGATTTCACTGATACCCAGGGGCGGCAGACCAGTGGTCTGCGGAGTGCCGAGCTGGTGCGGCTGGTCAGCGACGCAGCCGCCGTGGCGCCGATTGTCGGGTTCAGCCTGGCCAAACACATTCCGGTGGAAATGATGCGCCTCGGAGGGCTGCTGCGGGATCTGCCGGTCTGA
- a CDS encoding MarR family winged helix-turn-helix transcriptional regulator — translation MAAVTAVMRAHQILLTRVEKVLKPFGLTFARFELLALLSFTGSGALPMAKAGARLQVHPTSVTSAVDRLEQAGLASRKRHPTDGRTVLVEITDAGRELVPVAAEALNSEVFSRPGFSRHDLAALTDILTRFRLEAGDFEKPGRLEG, via the coding sequence ATGGCTGCAGTCACCGCAGTGATGCGTGCCCACCAGATTCTATTGACCCGGGTGGAGAAGGTGCTGAAGCCGTTCGGACTGACGTTCGCCCGGTTTGAGCTGCTGGCCCTCCTGAGTTTTACCGGAAGCGGAGCCTTGCCTATGGCCAAAGCCGGGGCGCGGCTGCAGGTCCATCCGACCTCGGTCACCAGCGCCGTGGACCGGTTGGAACAGGCAGGGCTGGCCTCGCGCAAGAGGCACCCGACTGACGGCCGGACCGTGCTGGTGGAAATCACCGACGCCGGGCGGGAACTGGTGCCTGTCGCCGCCGAAGCGCTCAACAGCGAGGTGTTCTCCCGCCCTGGGTTCTCCCGGCACGATCTGGCCGCCCTCACCGACATCCTGACCCGCTTCCGGCTGGAGGCCGGCGACTTCGAGAAGCCTGGAAGGCTGGAAGGTTAG